The Micromonospora sediminicola genome contains a region encoding:
- a CDS encoding response regulator transcription factor, translated as MTAIRVVLVDDQHLVRTGLRALLDRASDIEVVGEAGDGGAGLSVVREQRPDVVLMDVRMPGGDGLEATRRILADPRLTGVRVVMLTTFDDDEYLFEAIRAGAAGFLLKDTPPDALREAVRVVAGGDALLSPAVTRRVLTAAAHSPVTDPARLAGLTARERDVLAQVGAGRSNTEIGQVLFLSPDTARTYVSRLLQKLNARDRSQLVVIAYESGLVRPGEQ; from the coding sequence GTGACCGCGATCCGCGTCGTGCTCGTCGACGACCAGCACCTGGTCCGCACCGGCCTGCGGGCGCTGCTCGACCGCGCCTCCGACATCGAGGTGGTGGGTGAGGCCGGTGACGGTGGTGCCGGGCTGTCGGTCGTCCGGGAGCAGCGGCCCGACGTGGTGCTCATGGACGTGCGGATGCCCGGCGGGGACGGGTTGGAGGCCACCCGGCGGATCCTCGCCGATCCGCGGCTCACCGGCGTGCGGGTGGTCATGTTGACCACGTTCGACGACGACGAGTACCTGTTCGAGGCGATCCGGGCCGGGGCGGCCGGCTTCCTGCTCAAGGACACCCCGCCCGACGCGCTGCGGGAGGCCGTCCGGGTGGTGGCGGGCGGCGACGCGCTGCTCTCGCCGGCCGTCACCAGGCGGGTGCTGACCGCGGCGGCCCACAGCCCGGTGACCGACCCGGCGCGGCTGGCCGGGCTCACCGCCCGGGAGCGGGACGTGCTCGCCCAGGTCGGCGCGGGGCGGTCCAACACCGAGATCGGGCAGGTGTTGTTCCTCAGCCCGGACACCGCCCGCACCTACGTGAGCCGGCTGCTCCAGAAGCTGAACGCCCGCGACCGGTCCCAGCTCGTGGTGATCGCGTACGAGAGCGGGCTGGTCCGCCCCGGCGAGCAGTGA